The following are from one region of the Harpia harpyja isolate bHarHar1 chromosome 4, bHarHar1 primary haplotype, whole genome shotgun sequence genome:
- the VIP gene encoding VIP peptides isoform X1 — protein MEHRGASPLLLALALLSALCWRARALPPRGAAFPPVPRLGNRMPFDGASEPDHAHGSLKSESGILQNTLPENEKFYFDLSRIIDRNARHADGIFTSVYSHLLAKLAVKRYLHSLIRKRVSSQESPVKRHSDAVFTDNYSRFRKQMAVKKYLNSVLTGKRSQEELNPAKLRDEAELLEPSFSENYDAVDELLSHLPLDL, from the exons ATGGAGCACCGCGGCgcctccccgctcctcctggcccTCGCCCTCCTCAGCGCCCTCTGCTGGCGGGCGCGGGCGCTGCCCCCGCGGGGGGCCGCCTTCCCCCCCGTCCCGCG TCTGGGAAACAGAATGCCATTTGATGGAGCCAGTGAACCTGACCATGCCCACGGGTCATTAAAGTCTGAATCAGGCATTTTGCAGAACACACTACCTGAAAATGAGAAATTCTATTTTGATCTGTCCAGAATTATTGATAG AAATGCAAGGCATGCTGATGGAATTTTCACCAGTGTCTACAGCCATCTTTTGGCTAAACTTGCTGTGAAGAGATATCTGCATTCGCTTATTAGAAAACGAGTTAG CTCCCAGGAGAGTCCTGTCAAACGCCACTCTGACGCTGTCTTCACTGACAACTACAGCCGCTTTCGAAAGCAAATGGCTGTGAAGAAATACTTAAACTCagttttaactggaaaaagaag CCAGGAAGAGCTAAACCCTGCTAAACTTCGAGATGAAGCAGAACTTCTTGAaccttccttttcagaaaactatGATGCTGTAGATGAGCTGCTGAGCCACCTCCCACTG gACCTCTGA
- the VIP gene encoding VIP peptides isoform X2, which yields MEHRGASPLLLALALLSALCWRARALPPRGAAFPPVPRLGNRMPFDGASEPDHAHGSLKSESGILQNTLPENEKFYFDLSRIIDSSQESPVKRHSDAVFTDNYSRFRKQMAVKKYLNSVLTGKRSQEELNPAKLRDEAELLEPSFSENYDAVDELLSHLPLDL from the exons ATGGAGCACCGCGGCgcctccccgctcctcctggcccTCGCCCTCCTCAGCGCCCTCTGCTGGCGGGCGCGGGCGCTGCCCCCGCGGGGGGCCGCCTTCCCCCCCGTCCCGCG TCTGGGAAACAGAATGCCATTTGATGGAGCCAGTGAACCTGACCATGCCCACGGGTCATTAAAGTCTGAATCAGGCATTTTGCAGAACACACTACCTGAAAATGAGAAATTCTATTTTGATCTGTCCAGAATTATTGATAG CTCCCAGGAGAGTCCTGTCAAACGCCACTCTGACGCTGTCTTCACTGACAACTACAGCCGCTTTCGAAAGCAAATGGCTGTGAAGAAATACTTAAACTCagttttaactggaaaaagaag CCAGGAAGAGCTAAACCCTGCTAAACTTCGAGATGAAGCAGAACTTCTTGAaccttccttttcagaaaactatGATGCTGTAGATGAGCTGCTGAGCCACCTCCCACTG gACCTCTGA